In a genomic window of Amphiprion ocellaris isolate individual 3 ecotype Okinawa chromosome 13, ASM2253959v1, whole genome shotgun sequence:
- the LOC118470107 gene encoding transmembrane protein 271-like, with product MKLSGKGLCTVFSSTLLFVCALSEVVVGIRCVSLGSTVKAHFHLGAAAGAFYSGLLVGIGQVLLGSALLCCMEKPGCRNFFLLGVVVFLLGVLTAFSGAVVDGDTASLVERKYSHYCFHSVVVNPACEQLRDYQRSLVISTVLSTLECVLGLINLVIIKRYKTAQFSRSRQCQRRGAGAILFSEERDCSSADFQPVSYINLGVFTVFDETGAEVQSGGHPSIELPGYSPSDPELNHCFPFSFPIPSELPPAYEDIFPGEACNT from the coding sequence ATGAAGTTGAGTGGGAAAGGACTGTGCACCGTGTTCTCCAGCACCCTCCTCTTCGTGTGCGCCCTGAGCGAAGTTGTCGTTGGAATAAGATGCGTCTCGCTGGGATCTACGGTGAAGGCGCATTTCCACCTCGGCGCCGCGGCCGGAGCTTTCTACTCCGGGCTACTTGTGGGCATCGGCCAGGTGCTGCTGGGCTCCGCGCTGCTCTGTTGCATGGAGAAGCCCGGCTGCAGGAATTTCTTTCTGCTCGGTGTTGTGGTCTTCTTGCTGGGGGTCCTCACCGCCTTCTCCGGCGCGGTGGTGGACGGAGACACGGCTTCCCTGGTGGAGAGGAAATATTCCCATTACTGCTTCCACTCTGTGGTTGTGAACCCTGCCTGCGAGCAGCTGAGGGATTACCAGCGGAGTCTGGTCATCTCCACTGTTCTCAGCACTTTGGAGTGTGTGCTGGGGCTCATCAACCTGGTGATCATCAAGAGGTACAAAACGGCGCAGTTTTCTAGGAGCCGCCAGTGCCAGCGGCGGGGCGCAGGAGCCATCCTGTTCAGCGAGGAGCGGGACTGCTCCTCGGCGGATTTCCAGCCGGTGTCTTACATCAACCTGGGggtttttactgtgtttgatgAGACGGGAGCCGAGGTGCAGAGTGGGGGACACCCGTCCATCGAGCTGCCCGGATACTCGCCCTCGGACCCGGAGCTCAACCACTGCTTCCCCTTCTCCTTCCCGATCCCCAGTGAACTGCCGCCCGCGTACGAAGACATTTTCCCCGGTGAGGCATGCAACACATAG